The genomic interval TCCATATGTGCAATTTGAAAAGTTGCCAATTAACGACGGGATCTTTAGGATAGGCCTTGTCCTATAAAAGTTATCACTTATACTTAACCcttttgcccgcgtcaccaaatttagcgaacatgccctgtacgcggctgcttttttgcggattttgttatcgcgttttcgactttaaatataggttgtaatatttttttgaattttacaatctatatatttttttttgactactgccatctattgaatttggtaaagtatacatttagtaatattttgaacctagttataaaattttaacacaatagacggctcttatacaggttggaacttccaagacatctatgcgtgtctcgcgcgctgagggcatgttcgctaagacatgtatagtagtcgtacgcggtggaaaggttaatggGTCTTATGACATTTTGTACTACTACATTTTTTCCATTATTGAATCGAACTAAAAGATTGACTTTTAAGCTgacataaattcaataaaatgtgcAACTCATCTAATTTCAATAAacaaactttatattttattgaaattttgtgaGTTTTGACTTCTTCGAGCAagtctgaaaaaaaatcaacgctAACTCGGTAAAATTTCAAAGATCAATAAAAAAAGACGGCAGTGAAAAAGCCAAGTTATGGCAGAAGATTTTTACTTTTCAGTTAAATATTTCTACATCCTTTTTTTCTAAGTCCTTTTTTCAATGAAGAATCACTATTGTGATAGAACGTTTTTTACGCGGGAATACAATTCTCACTGGGAGAGTTACTGTCGTCCAGGGATACGTTTGTTCGTTCCGTGTGGGGGGTCAAAGGGAACAGAATGGCTAACCTGGGATGTCTTGTAGTTGTCGTGAAGTTCCTGATTAGAATCCTCGTCTCGTCTATAGCTGTTGTGAAGCTGGCTCTCGGGTCACCTGGTCTGTCTTCCAGCGGCTGATTCTTTTGGGGTTTCTGGAGCGCTTGGCTACCACGGAAAGGTTAACCCGCACAGGGGTAGGAAGCTGCGTGGAGATACAGGTGACGAACTCGGGGAGGGAGTTATGATAACTCAAAATGGCTGATATCTGGGCACGCCTGCGATGGAGACGGCTCAGGAGAGATTGAGGGGGGGGGGTACGCCTGTACCCTGTGACGACCGAAATGCGAATGGACGAGTCTCGTCTCGTCTCCTTATGGCTAATGTTATATCGGCTAATGTTGCCCTGATGGGACGGCTGGGAAAACGTCACGTTAtactacaaattaaaaaaaaattgctttaatttaatacaatatctactttttttttgttttgcctTAGGAGTGtatagtttatattaaaaaaaatattcttaaaaaattgcaaatatcATTTGAAGTGTAACTATAGGTAGTATTTTCTTCAACTTTGACTATTAAAATTGCCTTATTAATTCATGACAAAGACTTCACACTTTTGCAATAATGGTAAAAGACAAACAAAATGAGTCACTAAGCATTTGTCACATCCAAGAACTTCAAAGAATCccagaaatattaattttcttcCAAAAATGATGGTCTGTGAAAACCTTAAGGGTACGATTTAACTTTACAtggagaaaaatactttgtatattaaaaaaaatgtttgtgcgttttcggtgcattaaacaatctcgtattgtgcattgaataaaatattttggcattttaaagtggacattaaaaaatatgaaacgatcattaaaaaaaatagatttcagCATTGGAATTGATTCAAAAAGTGGTAACGTTGCAGTCTTTTGACacctgtcaactgtcaaaagtgtttacttttgtttctcgctagtgaaatgtaatcttaaataaatagaaccaaaccacaaataaataaaacctaaccaaacgttgtttcgtattttggtattcgcgacgttgccgatatagttcatctgtcattttaatgcacatttcatccacattttaagtagcaaatatttttttcagtgaTTAAAGCAAACTCTCAAATGCAACCTGTATCCGTAATTTAGAAAtgaacacaattttttttaaatgcacatttattttataaaatggacgtttaaatttttCCCAAACCTTAACCTTAACTAGAAACCCAAGAATATCATACTGTTAATAAACTGAAGATTCAGTCCCACATGGAGATTAGCATCATAAGGATCAGGTCACTCGCCATCGATTATTATTAAGAATAAAAAGGTCAGTTTCTTCATCATTTCAACACAAACTAGTAGCACACTGTTAGTCTATGATATTTTATCCGGCATTTGGAGCCGTCGTGAGACCTCGGCGCTAACCATCATTTATCATTTCAAAGGTGAACCAAATTGAACTCTCACGTCGATAAGCCAACATTGTTAGCCTTCTACACACACAGCAGAATGATGACGTAGTCAACGTGCAAGTAAATTATGACTGTTTTGATAGTCATAGATGACGTGGACTAACACTAGGTCACAAGGACGTGACGTCACGCAAtgcatataacatacatatatcatgacTCATGCTCCACGATTGTCTTGTCTTGTTCTTGGAAACTAGCTCGCATGGTGGGGTCTGATTTCTACTATCATCATCACTGCGTAGCGGTCGAGTAGACTCGACGAGGAAAATGGAGTCACGGTTGAATTTCGACGGAAGTGTCGCCATTTTCATCGATGGCGGTGCTCTTTTCATCGACTTTTTATGGCGTGACTCACAGCTTGCACAATGAAGGTGCTCGTAGGCATTGAATGCTGCTTTTTGCAATGCTTTTCAATATTTACtactatgtatttagatgtttaTTTCAATCTTCTTACAGTTCAGATGCTTTTAAACGTCATTCCTGTCAAGCTAtgtacagtagaacctcgattatccggatcgttaaaaacaaacacaaattttacgattttgctaCTTCGCATGATGCTACATGGCAGCAGAAAGTTGGAATTCTTTAAAGGtgtcaaaattttgaaaatgccACAAGTACTGTTGCGTataggtgggtggaggatccaagtaaaaggccaaagtcgtgtcacagcatttattgatgataaaggagatacacgcactggcagtgctccgtccagaatgtcttgatatcgcccaagtaccgccttataaggagccggtctctcagggcattcagttacttccctattgtttaggcatgtacccggatatgtattcccacgacacacagtcccacggtatcggtgtTACTtgtaagaactccacgggaatgcgaccgagtactgctatcgccgctaagtgcattcgggggagataatcctcgaaaccaattataacggtcacacagagTCAGGGATGGCCTAATctgattgcacttaaccggcggctctttttagtatacgtaacagtacATATGATCCAGTAACGCATTAATAAGTGACATGCGAGACATTACGGGAGCAATAGCACAACtttcaacacatacatatgtggtgaATG from Arctopsyche grandis isolate Sample6627 chromosome 9, ASM5162203v2, whole genome shotgun sequence carries:
- the LOC143916667 gene encoding uncharacterized protein LOC143916667 translates to MAVLFSSTFYGVTHSLHNEVQMLLNVIPVKLCTVEPRLSGSLKTNTNFTILLLRMMLHGSRKLEFFKGVKILKMPQVLLRIGGWRIQVKGQSRVTAFIDDKGDTRTGSAPSRMS